A region from the Acomys russatus chromosome 22, mAcoRus1.1, whole genome shotgun sequence genome encodes:
- the C22H5orf52 gene encoding uncharacterized protein C5orf52 homolog, whose translation MSDSSTQPRRPSVKWDLGSDYEDVAGETTGSGTDFRRERLDSQPDVGSRLSPQIFFLRPRPPIRKLLFSLMNANDASVKKLLPRSHLSRVIIRDNLNAQRIYEMEMRASDKTKRKMSDLYDHLKKKFVTDQLRKMLRWRRESLSTQQYLDRERT comes from the exons ATGTCAGATTCCTCCACACAGCCCAGAAGACCTTCGGTTAAATGGGACCTGGGCTCGGATTACGAGGACGTTGCCGGGGAGACCACCGGCTCTGGCACGGACTTCCGGCGCGAGAGACTTGACAGCCAGCCGGATGTTGGCTCCCGCTTGTCACCGCAGATCTTCTTCCTGCGGCCGCGGCCCCCAATCCGGAAGCTGTTGTTCAG CTTAATGAACGCTAATGACGCAAGCGTGAAGAAACTTCTACCCAGGAGCCATTTGTCTCGGGTGATTATTCGGGACAACCTCAATGCACAGCGCATCTACGAGATGGAG ATGAGAGCTTCGGACAAAACCAAGAGAAAGATGAGTGACTTGTACGACCACCTGAAAAAAAAGTTCGTGACAGACCAGCTGAGGAAGATGCTGCGCTGGAGGCGGGAATCCCTGAGCACCCAGCAGTACTTAGACAGGGAGCGGACCTGA
- the Dusp18 gene encoding dual specificity protein phosphatase 18 isoform X1 translates to MTSPLGAFPVQFPQPSISGLSQITKSLFISNGVAANNKFLLSSHQITTVINVSVEVTNTFYEDIQYVQVPVVDAPIARLCDFFDPIADHIHSVEMKQGRTLLHCAAGVSRSAALCLAYLMKYHAMSLLDAHTWTKSCRPIIRPNSGFWEQLIHYEFRLFGKNTTHMINSPVGLIPDIYEKETRLMIPL, encoded by the coding sequence ATGACTTCCCCTTTGGGTGCCTTCCCAGTGCAGTTCCCACAGCCTTCAATCAGCGGCCTCTCACAGATCACCAAGAGCCTGTTCATCAGCAATGGCGTGGCTGCTAACAACAAGTTCCTGCTGTCCAGCCATCAGATCACCACGGTCATCAATGTCTCAGTAGAGGTGACGAACACCTTCTATGAGGACATCCAGTACGTGCAGGTGCCCGTGGTGGACGCGCCCATCGCACGTCTCTGTGATTTCTTCGACCCCATCGCCGACCATATCCATTCGGTGGAGATGAAGCAGGGCCGCACACTGCTGCACTGTGCTGCTGGCGTGAGCCGCTCAGCCGCCCTGTGCCTCGCTTACCTCATGAAGTACCATGCCATGTCTCTTCTGGATGCTCACACTTGGACCAAATCATGCCGGCCCATCATCAGGCCCAACAGTGGCTTTTGGGAGCAGCTCATTCATTATGAGTTCCGGTTGTTTGGCAAGAATACAACGCACATGATTAACTCGCCAGTGGGACTGATCCCCGACATCTATGAGAAGGAGACCCGATTGATGATTCCGCTGTAA
- the Dusp18 gene encoding dual specificity protein phosphatase 18 isoform X2 encodes MTSPLGAFPVQFPQPSISGLSQITKSLFISNGVAANNKFLLSSHQITTVINVSVEGGDEAGPHTAALCCWREPLSRPVPRLPHEVPCHVSSGCSHLDQIMPAHHQAQQWLLGAAHSL; translated from the exons ATGACTTCCCCTTTGGGTGCCTTCCCAGTGCAGTTCCCACAGCCTTCAATCAGCGGCCTCTCACAGATCACCAAGAGCCTGTTCATCAGCAATGGCGTGGCTGCTAACAACAAGTTCCTGCTGTCCAGCCATCAGATCACCACGGTCATCAATGTCTCAGTAGAG GGTGGAGATGAAGCAGGGCCGCACACTGCTGCACTGTGCTGCTGGCGTGAGCCGCTCAGCCGCCCTGTGCCTCGCTTACCTCATGAAGTACCATGCCATGTCTCTTCTGGATGCTCACACTTGGACCAAATCATGCCGGCCCATCATCAGGCCCAACAGTGGCTTTTGGGAGCAGCTCATTCATTATGA